The following DNA comes from Oreochromis niloticus isolate F11D_XX linkage group LG23, O_niloticus_UMD_NMBU, whole genome shotgun sequence.
TGAAACAACGATGAACATATCAACTTATTTTGAgtagaacaaaacaaaagacattaaaaactatgaaataacacaaaggaaacaaagtttttaagaaaaagtgtGACatcttttaaacaaaaacagtccaTAAGTGCTTGCAAATTAGATACATGCACTTTAGTTAATCTGGAAAATTTCAGGAAACTAAAAGCACAGATGCAAAACCAtcaagaagtggaaaagaagtGCTAAGACCAAGGAAGACAGGAAAAAGATATTAGATTAGTGGAAACCTGATACTTGCATGTGTATTTTCCACCCTGAAGCATGGAGGAGTGTGATTCATGTGATTATGGATATCTGGTTTAAGCAGCATATTTTATTTCTCAGCAGACACTGATTAACACGTCTCCAAGTTTGCAAGCAGAGTGATGCCAATGCAATATGTGAGCTACATTGACTCAACCTAAACTAAACTGAGATGGTTTGAAATgaactggaacacagaaaaagacagaaaggcaGCCAACGGGTGTTCTGCATATGTTCAAGCTCCTTAAATGAGTAGCTGTGCATAGCAACAGTTGTTGGTTTTACTTTGTCAAACCACTGGGGGCATGGTGAGTTCAATAGTAacagattttacatttttttcaatatACTGTTTGGTCAGAAGattttttgcacatttcctGAATATGAAGGGAAGGCTTTAAGCTGAACAAATATTTTACAATAACAACACCAGCTACATGAGTTGGAGTCATCCCAAAAACATGCAAGTCTAATAAAGCAtgtgaacagaagaaaaaaataacttaacTTGACCCATGTTTCTGTCTTGGCGATAAGGTCTATTATTCActcttttttcagtttgtttttaccTCTAATAAATAGTGGGATGAACATGTCGCTCATTATTAATTAACTGCCTGTTTTCTGGTCCTGCATACATAACAAAAATGGATTTACCAGAACCTCTCTTAAGAACAGCACAAGCTCTCCCAAAAAAATTGCTGAAGACAGCAGTGAGAGTGACCGTGGTAAAGCTGTGAGtcataaaatcaaaacaatgTGCACAGTGAGActtaaaagcaatctagagctGCAGAGCTGTAGTCACTGCATCAACTTCCACTTCCCATACAAGCCTCTTCCCGCAAATAAAAAGGTGACGACAAACTGTACCAGTACCAGGCTGTTTCTGTTATTATATTGGGACTTGTGGCCATTTCTCAAACAGCCCAcatgaatggaaaaaaaagctctgacttaTCTTTCAAAATATCCACCCAAACCCTCCCAGTCGTCCAGTAACAGCTCCACAATTGTGCGGCACAACAGGAAAACCTTTTTACTGACACTTAAAATCATTTGGAAAGAAAGCCAGACAGAAAACCTCTAATTGCCCAAACACAAACTTGAGCCAAATCAAAACTGAATTGGGAGAGAAAACATGGCAGCGGTTACTAAACACCCATCTCGTTCAACCTGCtctaaaacatttcaaacacagCTCTACCAAATTTAATGcaacagaaatgaaaataccacaattctgcaaacattttaaTCATACTAGTACAAGGCTGCCTCTTCACTCAGCAACAAAGTTCTGCTGTCTTGTCAAAGAAGGTTTTCCAGTTTTTCGGAAGGAAATCATATCAGGTCCTTTCAGCATTCCTAAATGCCGTGTTCTTGGTTTTTCATTCAAAATACTTCTTTGGAGTAGCACACTGTAGAGGTCAATCGATGTTGACAGCTATGGAATTTAATAACAGTAGTTGTGCTTTCCTGTCACACATTAGGACATACATCGATGCGGAAATTTGAGATAAAACTTTTGAAAATTCAACTGTAACATCCACCCACACTCTGTGGCTGATGCATTCTACAGTTTAATGCTTCAGTAATTAAGAAATATagcaaaatgttttgtttccagaTCAAGAAATGATCCAAAGCAAAGCATCTCTCATTGGTTGTGTAGTaataacttttatgcttatgaATATGTTCATCAGAAGtcttttgggtgtttttttgcTCATCAAGTAGTTCAATAATGTCTATAATAGAACAAAAAGGTCGGCCATAAACCAAGGCAAGGCAAGAAATAAgcattattttaataataaatagagAAGATACTAATATCTATCATTGAAGTATTTCAGCACCTTTGGCTCTGACTTTGTCTGAGGCCCAATTCTACTTAACTCGGTGTATTTTATTGATATGTTAGCAGAAAGTTTCACTCTGTACCTGGTGCTCGCAGCGGCAGTCCATTGTCCAGACCTCTGGGTTTGGTGGTGATGAACAGATAGCAGAGGACACACAGAGTGATGATGAAGGCGAGAAGAACCACAGCTGCTATTGAGAGACCCATGAGGGCTCCGAGACTAGAAGACACAGAACAAAGACACACCAGAAAAACACTTCCTGGTTACTGTAGCTCAGAGAGGTAACAATATAGCTGATGGCTAGAAATGTACAGGATGGACAAAATCAGGCTGGCAATTTTGGCTCATCCATGGCTACCCAGTTCACACAAACTACCAGAATGCTTATTTTGTTTGCCAGTCCTGGTTACAAATTTTGCCATTGTGCTCGTATGTGAGGAAAGTtaaacagaatacaaaatacaaactcCTAAACTAATGTCGCTTGGCACACTGAGTAAGCTGAGATGTAGAGGAGAACAAGGATCATTTATTAGGAGCTCCCCTACAACAAAGTACAAATCATTAATTTCTTTAAGAGATCAATATGGAGGCTAATGTGATGGGGGAAATTTCTGCTTGTCTGGTATGTGTACACCTTATCAAGAGTCCCTGCTTGAAATTTAGCACTGTCtgttcttttttatattttccttctttgttCCAATTGTGCATTATTGATAGAGAGTTAAGAAAAATAAGCAGACAGTTGTTGTAGTTATCATTTTGGGTACACCTTCACAATCATCCCTGCTTCTTTTCACTACATTTTGAACACCTACTATTTTACTTTCGCACAAATATGGATACAGGCGTTTTGCTTTAAGCACCTGGATGGAGTCTCATGAAAGTCAGAAATTTGAGTTTGGACCACTGCAGACTCCTCAGCCTCATTTTCAGCTCATTCAGTTCTCATACCAACCTGGCAGCAGATCATTGTTATTAGGCACTGATGCTACGTGTGCTACGGTTTTGTTAAGTGTCAAACTGTGGGTTCAGAATTTGGCAGTTTTGAATATTtccaaattgttttaaaaatgtatgaaattatgaatgcagaaaagaaTTGTTAGATTAAAATGCACAATACAAAACTATCTGGAAAGCATAAGGTtggttctgttcatctgaatGTAGCGTTTTCAACAGTACAGTTTggactgtttataaggttgggggaaacctgcagtcggctgagaccgaagaagtcacttggatgagtgacgaaacgtttctcccattgaaaacgctacgtccagatgaacagaaccaacttttgggatttacttacctggatgattgagcatacATCAAGatatctggaaagcatctaaCTGGTAATGGCTTGTTTTTTCAGCGTGACGATGGTCCCAAACAACTGCCAATGCCATAGAAACATACCTGAATAGAAAAACCAATAATAGCCTCCCCATGTCATGATTGAGGGTCTAAGACCCtgagttttacatttttagacTTCTTATCTTGCGTTCCAGTGGACTTCAGGTAGTGTGAATGAATCATTTGGCTTCAACGCTATGGTTCATAACTCTTACACTACTGACATATCCCATAATTTTTTTCAATCCTCCTTAAGTAAATCAATGTTGTCCCTTTTGTCTTTTCTATTTGTGCTCTACTTCCAGTAGTACAGGATGTTTTTCTTAGTGAATggagtgattttctttttttcctttaatttttggCCTTCTTCTTAATGCATTCTGTTAAGGACTTATTGAACGAATCTAAACCTATTATGAGACACAAGCACTGTGAAAAAAGGACTAATTCTGAGAAACAGCAAATGCAataaaattcattcattcagaatACATGTAGCCTCTGCTTATGCACGCTACAAAGCAGTGATTCTGAATCTCGAACTTAacttcactgcactgttaatatCAGTGCCATGGTTAAAACCAATTATGAGGTTACTGAGGTCTGGACCTCACAATTAGAGTTTTTCCAGTAAAAACTGCCATGAGAGGCGTTGACTTTGATGGAAAATATGACTTTATAGCTCATGAAAATCAGAAATACAATGTCTTAAATTATTAGAATAATTTCTTAAGATCAAGCCAAAAAACATTTACCTCGCCAAAATGTCCAACATCAGAAATGTATATGCATTTATACAGGCAATACTTCGCTTGGGCTTCTTTATCACAAGTTACTCGTGGCAGTTCTGAGGTGTTACTGAACCTCAGGTTAAATTGATAAGGTACCAGCCTTCAGCTCGTCTACATTTATGAGTCAGGTGTTTTTCATCTTCCTTTGAACAATACCCCACAGAGAATCGAAAGGGTTCAGGTCCTGCTACTTGGCTGGCCATGCACAAGCACAGTAATAACATGGTCAGCTATGGCTGGAAATGTCACACTGGACTTCAAACAGCTTAGATTCAGGGCCTTTTCCTCCAGACTCTAGGATTTCCATAGGATTTCCAAATTTAATCAGCCTGCCCAAATTCTTGAATAGATTTTTCTTGACAATTCTCAAGGCTGTGGTCTTTCCTGTTGCTTTTGTACATTTTCCTACCAACGTTCCATTAATGTGTTTCAATACAGCACTCCAAAAACAGCTAGCCTTTTCAGCAATGACCTTCTGTGGCTtacccaccccaccccacccctgcAGAGCGTGTCAGTGAGCATTAAATAATTAACTGAAAgattctaatgtttacctctgcCGATCCATAGAAGCCTCACCCACCTTTTGTCCAAACTGTCTGTTTATTAGTAGCAGCCGTTCAGAATAAGATTGGCCTTAAAGGGGGGAGGAGCTAAAATGGCTCATTGCAGACAGACGTCAAAAGGCAGCATCAAACCCAAGAGTGCAAGAAAGAAAATGTGGAGTTGAAAATTTGCATCACATGTCCcctttaagtttgtttttatttatgttactTAATGGCATCACAAAATGTGTGGGATTGCACATGTTGCCCACCCACCAGGCTCTAGCAGCAAATCACCACTGGAAGGTGGCCGtgacattttatttaatatttgggAGATGCATTTTCCatgttaatgtaaaatgtattaatgCAAAATCCACATGTTAAACCCGGTTTTGATTAGGGGTCaaatagaaataataattttttaaaaaagcaaaaaagagctgGCTCTAAAGCcaggatgtcaaactcattttgcaCTGTGGCCCACATACAGCTCACTTCGATCTTAGGTGGGCTGGACTTAAGATCAAAGGGAAACTCCCCTTTCTCTCGGAGATTTAACTGCACTTTAATCTCTGAGACATCGcaatataagaaaaaagaagTCAACAGAAGTGCAGTGTcaacagcatttctttatcatatagtttttctgcatgataaagaaatgctgttgTAGATGATAAAATTAATCTGTCTGTGCAACTCTGGGCTTCAACTGAAATCAATGTGTAGAGAAAAGGTTCTGGTAGTTCATTTATTGAAgcaatatttatataaatatataaatatttatatattttatttatttatttgtttcaatTTGAATACACTGTAAACAATGTGTATCTATTGGTTTTTgttaattgtttatctattactttattactgtgGGTGTGTATAAATGGAAAGTGTTTGTCAGCAGAACAAGCTGTAAAATTTATGAAAATATTGTTAAAAATGTATGCCCTCCTTCACGTTTTCCAAAGATGTCCAGCGGGCATCTTGGCCAGGCTTTTTCTGGCCCCCAGGCCTTACCTTTGACACCTCTTctcaaaacttttctttttcaactgaatcatgtctttaaaaacatctttGGATGCGCCCCTCGAAACCTGAAAAGGTGCCTCTCAGTTGGAAACACTGTTTATGCAGAACATTTATAGTTAATTAACACATTACATAATTAGTTGCAGCATCAGGAAAATGccagtatatgtatatatgcagTGTATGTGCAGGCAGAATGTGAGAACTGATGAAAAACACCATCTTTCCTAAttaaaattttactttactGTCTGAGAATCCAGAGTATAGAATGTacttgaagtaaaaaaaaaaaaaaaaaaaaaatcacagaataGAAGCCTGATTATTATTCTCTGTTCTCTCCCCCACACTAAAGACTACAAGCACATTTACTACATACTGAAAGGAAGGAACAAGATGTCCAAAACATTAGATTTTTGTGTTGCTGGAATGATTCAGATATGAGCAGCAGAGTATGCGAGTCATGCTCTCTGTttcctggatgatgatatgaaTGCATACTCTGTGGCTTAAAAGTGTTAAAGCACCAGTGTTTCACTGAAATTCTTATTACATATAATGACATATAATGATGCAGAGTGGCCATATGGTGTCCACTGTTGGCTAGTTTCACTGACCTTAACTCCCACAGACATGAAAGCAAGGATATATTTTACACATACACAGGAATAGGTGATGTTGCACTCTCTTTTGATGATGTTCTTTTCCAAGGTTTAGGTATGTGAATCTCCCCGCTGTTGAGCAATGGAGGATAATGTAATATTTTactgtcaattttttttttttaaaggaaatagAAAAATATTGGGCTATGAAATATGCTACATTAATTCTGAGAACAAAATAAGAACATAATCAAAAATCTTAAATACCCAAAATAGGAAAATTGAAACATGACACTATGGCCCCTCTACATCCCCTACTGGCATTGCAAGAGTGTCAAGGTGGGGCTTGGGCTTAATTGACAATTGTCCACAACTTGAATTGCCTATGGCAACTTAATATGGCCACCATGCATGCCAGTCATGCTCTTTTGGTTTTAACTCTCAGTTGACACAAAGCCCCTGTTTTCCTCCAGGGTCAGTCTCCATTTTATGTTGTGGCTTATGAGTCATAACACAAATTGCAGAAATGATCCAATTATGTATAATAACCCTGGGGGGCAAATTTTGGTTTATCCATATTCTGGGCAGTGGAAGCACTGACCAGAACATCAAGTATAGAGGGGCCCCTgaatacaacaaaaaaacaaaacaaacaaacaaactcaacagttctcatttactgtttcagAAGTTACATCAGATTTGAACATTTAcacttatatttttttcttatatttttatttccgtgTTTCTGATTTCAGTTTCAATTCATTTACTTTAAATGATTAATATACAGAATGCGCGTGCATGCGTGAGAGCAGCGCATAAGTCATTAATTTATCTTCCATCatttgcttgcttgtttgtGGTACACCTCCATAATTTCCTCTGCACCGTGTTGCAGTTAAAACTTAAATTAAATTGTTCTAAAGGTTACCCGTGTTCTCCGTCTCAAAACTCCCTCTAGTCTATAGTCTCTCATTATAACAGCCAATTACCATGATTGGAGTTAAACAGACACGAGACGCAAAATGTCATCAACAAGTTGGCTCTTAAATACAAAGCACTAATAGGAACACTAAATGCTTATGCGCTTTTCAACCCATGCACGCGTTTACCTTATATTTCTCTCTGCGGTGCTGTTTAGTCTAAGAGATGCCAGAAAACTGGCATCGCATGCTTCCTGCTCTCACTGCGCTCTGGAGATTGCCTTACATGTTGATTTACATCAATGTCATTTACCATCTATAAATCTGAAAATTCTATGAAACACTTATCAGTGATTTAAGACTTTACATGCTCTTACCTCAACCACCACATGTATCCATATTCGTAAGGGAAAAAGCTGTTGGGGTCAGCGCAGCAGTACTTCAAGTCACTGAACCCGCAGCAGTAAAGTGCCGTGGTGTCACCGTCCGCTTTCGGACACGTGAAGTTCTCCACGAGCACGTTTTCTTCGGTGTAGTAACTTTCGCAGTCCGAACTCATGTCCGACGTAAACTGCGCGCACTCGGAGAGCCAGATGCGCGGCGATTAAAACCCGGTCTCATTCCGTCCATTTCCCACTGCCGCAACTTCTCATCACCGTCAAACAGTGTGATCCAGGAGCTGCACCGCACTCCCACTCCCTCTCTATCTCCCCCACCCTGTCGTCATGGTACACAGTACATTCGTATAATCTTTAACTAATCTATGTTAATGATCAACTACATTACCTAAATGATACATTTGGAAAGATTTACCTAA
Coding sequences within:
- the LOC100706375 gene encoding protein shisa-like-2A, with translation MSSDCESYYTEENVLVENFTCPKADGDTTALYCCGFSDLKYCCADPNSFFPYEYGYMWWLSLGALMGLSIAAVVLLAFIITLCVLCYLFITTKPRGLDNGLPLRAPGSTSSPQAPGPSNSSVPPGPQGLRKHFLRGRLDCDNQPPDPERLFQRCFMATVTSVKVEGPA